Proteins encoded within one genomic window of Rhinoderma darwinii isolate aRhiDar2 chromosome 5, aRhiDar2.hap1, whole genome shotgun sequence:
- the GPR20 gene encoding G-protein coupled receptor 20, whose amino-acid sequence MECLLGQRSNPNNTTDDDELNISIANTQKAQRNQMADLDETLHNKFYGLWVALLIINTLIFLVGIILNSLAIYVFCFRTKAKTTSVIYTINLIVTDLLVGLSLPTRIVMYYSAEACPTCSFVHSFTYFVNMYCSILFLTCICVDRYMAIVQVEASRKWRNPNYAKCICIFIWIFAVVVTFTILTTTISHPSCCLFQLFSLTIFEYFVPLIIITFYTLRIMWALSRSTLMNQSRERRMKAVQLLITVLIIFTVCFTPIHVSQVVFCASLSMPRDVILIVYHVTVTLSSLNSCMDPIVYCFVTNNFQSTMRRIFRKHRPEQTCIDIMSLHKTSKGSGTITAISNAIVSLPLQNSNLI is encoded by the coding sequence ATGGAGTGCCTACTCGGCCAAAGATCTAACCCAAACAACACAACAGACGATGATGAGCTGAACATATCTATTGCAAATACACAAAAAGCCCAAAGGAACCAAATGGCAGACTTAGACGAGACATTACACAACAAGTTTTATGGCCTTTGGGTGGCCCTGCTGATTATTAACACCCTTATTTTCCTGGTGGGGATAATATTAAACAGTTTGGCCATTTATGTGTTTTGCTTCCGAACCAAAGCCAAGACCACATCAGTTATCTACACCATCAACCTGATTGTGACGGACCTCCTGGTGGGTCTCTCTCTGCCCACCCGTATTGTCATGTACTACAGCGCTGAGGCTTGTCCAACCTGTTCATTTGTCCACAGCTTCACCTACTTTGTAAACATGTATTGTAGTATACTCTTCCTGACTTGTATATGTGTGGACCGTTATATGGCTATCGTGCAGGTTGAGGCATCACGTAAGTGGAGGAATCCCAACTATGCCAAATGCATATGCATTTTTATATGGATATTTGCTGTTGTGGTGACTTTCACCATCTTGACCACGACCATCAGTCACCCGTCGTGTTGCCTTTTTCAGCTCTTTTCTCTGACTATCTTCGAATACTTTGTGCCACTTATCATCATCACTTTCTATACCCTAAGGATCATGTGGGCACTGTCCAGGTCAACCCTCATGAACCAAAGCCGGGAGAGGCGCATGAAGGCTGTGCAGCTTCTCATTACCGTGCTCATCATATTCACGGTGTGCTTCACGCCCATACATGTGAGCCAAGTGGTCTTCTGTGCCAGTCTGTCCATGCCTCGAGATGTCATACTGATTGTCTACCATGTCACAGTGACTCTGAGCAGTCTTAATAGTTGTATGGACCCTATAGTCTACTGTTTTGTCACCAACAACTTCCAGTCCACCATGAGGAGAATCTTCAGGAAACATCGACCCGAACAGACATGCATAGACATCATGAGTCTACACAAAACCTCTAAGGGTTCCGGAACGATCACGGCGATTTCAAATGCAATAGTAAGCTTGCCGTTACAGAATAGTAATCTTATATAG